A region from the Alnus glutinosa chromosome 5, dhAlnGlut1.1, whole genome shotgun sequence genome encodes:
- the LOC133869471 gene encoding U-box domain-containing protein 8 codes for MTTQFPDDFKCPISLEIMSDPVILSSGHTFDRSSIQRWLDAGHRSCPITKLPLPDNPALIPNHALRSLISNYTLLSPPKPRPCPEPQTLVSALTATASSLDSKLNALDQLARLSKRDSAFRRKITESGAVSAVLGCVGSEDPVLQQKSLSLLLNLSLDDDNKVGLVAEGAIARVVAALQAGSADSRAVAATILTSLAVMEVNKATIGAYPHAIRVLVSLLRDGKGREKKEAATALYALCSFPDNRRRAVQCGAVPILVRIADSGLERAVEVLGLLAKSKEGREAMERFNGCVKVLVRVVRSGSSRGVEYALLTLNSLCCYSEDMCVATRREGALDLCMGLVEDENEKIRRNAWGLVQVLRGSQSIR; via the coding sequence ATGACGACTCAATTCCCGGACGATTTCAAGTGCCCGATTTCGCTCGAAATAATGTCCGACCCGGTTATCCTCTCATCGGGGCACACCTTCGACCGGTCCTCAATCCAACGGTGGCTAGACGCCGGACACCGTTCCTGCCCAATTACCAAACTACCCCTCCCCGACAATCCCGCCCTCATCCCCAACCACGCCCTCCGTAGCCTCATTTCCAATTACACCCTCCTCTCTCCTCCCAAACCACGGCCCTGCCCCGAGCCCCAAACCCTAGTCTCCGCCCTCACCGCCACGGCATCCTCTCTCGACTCCAAGCTCAACGCGCTCGACCAGCTCGCCCGGCTCTCCAAGCGCGACTCGGCGTTTCGCCGAAAAATCACCGAGTCGGGGGCTGTATCGGCTGTTCTCGGCTGTGTCGGCTCCGAAGACCCGGTTCTCCAGCAGAAATCGCTCTCTCTGCTGCTCAACCTCAGCCTCGACGACGACAACAAGGTGGGTCTCGTCGCGGAGGGCGCGATCGCCAGAGTCGTCGCCGCTCTGCAGGCTGGCTCGGCGGATTCGCGCGCGGTAGCGGCGACGATTTTGACGAGTTTGGCGGTGATGGAGGTCAACAAGGCGACGATCGGGGCGTACCCACATGCGATTCGGGTCTTGGTTTCGCTTCTTCGGGACGGGAAAGGCCGAGAGAAGAAGGAGGCGGCGACGGCGCTCTACGCGCTCTGCTCGTTTCCCGATAATCGGCGGCGAGCGGTTCAGTGTGGGGCGGTGCCGATTCTGGTGAGAATCGCCGATTCGGGGCTAGAGAGGGCGGTGGAGGTGTTGGGTCTTCTGGCGAAGAGCAAGGAAGGGAGAGAGGCGATGGAGAGGTTCAATGGGTGTGTGAAGGTTTTGGTGAGAGTGGTGAGGAGTGGGAGCTCCAGAGGGGTTGAGTATGCTTTGCTGACATTGAATTCGCTGTGTTGTTATAGCGAAGACATGTGCGTGGCGACGAGGAGAGAAGGGGCTTTGGATTTATGTATGGGGCTGGTGGAGGATGAGAATGAGAAGATTAGGCGAAACGCTTGGGGTTTGGTTCAGGTTCTGCGTGGGAGTCAATCCATCCGGTGA
- the LOC133868765 gene encoding probable NAD(P)H dehydrogenase (quinone) FQR1-like 1 — protein sequence MATKLYIVYYSTYGHVEKLAEQIKKGAESVEGVEVKLWQVPETLPDEVLEKMNAPPKSNVPVIINPSELAEADGLLFGFPTRFGMMAAQFKAFLDSTGMLWRTQQLAGKPAGIFFSTGSQGGGQETTPLTAITQLVHHGMIFVPIGYTFGAGMFEMEKVRGGSPYGAGTYAGDGSRQPSELELDLAFHQGKYFAGFAKKLKGTA from the exons ATGGCTACCAAACTCTACATTGT TTACTATTCCACCTATGGACACGTTGAGAAGCTGGCGGAACAGATAAAGAAAGGAGCTGAATCCGTGGAAGGAGTAGAAGTAAAACTATGGCAG GTACCGGAGACATTGCCTGATGAAGTTCTTGAGAAGATGAATGCACCACCAAAGAGTAATGTCCCTGTCATCATCAATCCCAGTGAGCTTGCTGAAGCAGACGGTCTACTTTTTGGTTTCCCCACCAGATTCGGAATGATGGCTGCGCAATTTAAAGCATTTCTAGATTCAACTGGAATGCTGTGGAGAACTCAGCAGCTTGCAGGCAAGCCTGCTGGAATTTTCTTTAGCACTGGATCCCAAGGAGGTGGACAGGAGACTACCCC ATTGACAGCGATTACTCAGCTTGTTCACCACGGAATGATCTTTGTGCCCATAGGGTATACATTTGGAGCTGGCATGTTTGAGATGGAGAAGGTGAGAGGTGGCAGCCCCTATGGTGCAGGAACTTATGCTGGGGATGGATCAAGGCAGCCTTCTGAACTAGAATTGGACCTAGCTTTCCACCAGGGCAAATATTTTGCTGGTTTTGCAAAGAAGCTCAAGGGAACCGCTTGA